In Pseudoalteromonas carrageenovora IAM 12662, the following proteins share a genomic window:
- the glnL gene encoding nitrogen regulation protein NR(II): protein MIDNKNFSPELLDAIWQNQTTAIMLLDKKFKVVYANTSTSELLGLGNKRLLEQPFDSLFNYHSIDLKRIEQYSLVEGVDCQQHRADVVFSDSRHAKVAVSTRQIKFNNTLYILFEWRQTDDEIKHDQASNQMHQYQAARNLIRGLAHEIKNPLGGIRGAAQLLQYEVDQQERDQCAELIIEQADRLRELVDRLLGPNQLPQKSYGNIHQSLESVVRLSTLDNCSNISLVKDYDPSIPDVFIDQGKIQQVVLNIVRNAQQALVDGGEIKIKTRINHQHRRPGKAPKKALMIQISDNGPGIDPSVRETLFYPMITNKEGGSGLGLSIAQTLIDQHDGYIECDSWPGHTEFNIYLPFAD, encoded by the coding sequence ATGATTGATAATAAAAATTTTAGCCCCGAGCTACTCGATGCCATTTGGCAAAACCAAACAACAGCTATCATGCTTCTTGATAAAAAATTTAAGGTTGTTTACGCCAACACAAGCACCAGCGAACTACTTGGACTTGGTAATAAGCGCTTACTAGAGCAACCTTTTGATAGCCTTTTTAATTACCATTCAATTGATTTAAAGCGTATAGAACAATATTCATTAGTTGAAGGTGTAGATTGCCAGCAGCACAGAGCTGACGTGGTTTTTAGCGACTCTCGCCATGCAAAAGTAGCCGTAAGTACAAGGCAAATTAAGTTTAATAATACACTGTATATTTTATTTGAGTGGCGCCAAACAGACGACGAAATTAAACACGACCAAGCATCTAATCAAATGCATCAATATCAAGCAGCCCGAAACTTAATTAGAGGGTTAGCGCATGAAATTAAAAATCCTTTAGGGGGAATTCGCGGAGCGGCGCAGTTATTGCAGTATGAGGTTGATCAACAAGAAAGAGATCAATGTGCCGAGCTCATTATTGAGCAAGCAGACAGATTGCGCGAATTAGTAGATAGGCTCTTAGGGCCAAACCAACTCCCGCAGAAGTCTTATGGCAACATACATCAATCACTTGAGTCGGTAGTAAGACTCAGTACGTTAGACAATTGCTCTAACATTAGTTTGGTAAAAGACTACGACCCAAGCATTCCTGATGTATTCATTGATCAAGGCAAAATACAGCAAGTTGTATTAAACATTGTTCGTAATGCTCAACAGGCACTTGTAGATGGCGGTGAAATAAAAATAAAAACCCGCATTAATCATCAACATCGTCGCCCAGGTAAAGCGCCTAAAAAAGCCTTGATGATCCAAATATCTGATAACGGACCAGGCATTGATCCTAGTGTACGTGAAACGCTCTTCTACCCTATGATCACCAACAAAGAAGGTGGCTCGGGTTTAGGGCTTTCAATAGCGCAAACACTCATAGATCAGCATGATGGCTACATAGAATGTGATAGCTGGCCTGGACATACTGAATTTAATATCTATCTGCCCTTTGCAGATTAA
- a CDS encoding CBM9 family sugar-binding protein: protein MKKQALALSCLLSAPVMAIDVAHTSTPITIDGVSESAWDKATWHDMPYLMDGTLPSSDADFKGRYRLLWDQNYLYLQADIVDDVLIDTHADPTVKYWDDDALEIFIDSDASGGIHQFNHSALAYHIGLDNQAADYGPDKKAHLYTDHLVSNWKRNTSAPFNITWEVAIKLYPNDYKEGATNTPLTLTPKQVIGFMLAYCDNDGSDVREHFMGSHEVQPVNGDRNRGFIDADVFGKITLLPKK, encoded by the coding sequence ATGAAAAAACAAGCATTAGCTTTAAGCTGTTTATTAAGTGCTCCGGTAATGGCCATTGATGTAGCGCATACCTCAACTCCTATTACCATTGATGGCGTATCTGAAAGCGCCTGGGATAAAGCCACTTGGCACGACATGCCGTATTTGATGGATGGCACGCTGCCCTCATCAGATGCCGATTTTAAAGGCCGCTATCGTTTGCTGTGGGATCAAAATTACTTATATCTACAAGCCGATATTGTGGATGATGTATTAATTGATACACACGCAGATCCAACTGTAAAATACTGGGATGACGACGCGCTTGAAATATTTATAGACAGCGATGCATCAGGCGGTATTCACCAGTTTAACCACTCTGCTTTGGCGTACCACATTGGCCTTGATAACCAAGCCGCCGATTATGGACCTGATAAAAAAGCCCACTTGTATACCGACCACCTAGTTAGTAACTGGAAACGCAACACCAGCGCACCTTTTAACATCACGTGGGAAGTTGCCATAAAACTCTACCCTAATGATTATAAAGAAGGGGCTACTAACACTCCGCTCACCCTAACGCCAAAACAAGTAATAGGCTTTATGTTAGCGTATTGCGATAACGATGGCAGTGACGTGCGCGAGCATTTTATGGGTTCGCACGAAGTACAACCAGTAAATGGCGACAGAAATCGTGGCTTTATAGACGCAGACGTATTTGGCAAAATCACTTTGCTACCAAAAAAGTGA
- the glnA gene encoding glutamate--ammonia ligase, translating to MSQSVLDFIKENDVKFIDLRFTDTKGKEQHVSIPHHQVDEDFFEDGKMFDGSSIAGWKGINESDMVLMPVPESVKLDPFTEETTLIVRCDVVEPSTLQGYERDPRSVAKRAEDYMRSTGIADTVLFGPEPEFFLFDDVKYKSDMSGSMYKVDAVEAAWNSDKDYEGGNTGHRPGVKGGYFPCSPVDSSQDWRSATCLVLEELGQVVEAHHHEVATAGQNEIATRFNTMVLKADEIQEMKYVIHNMAHLYGKTATFMPKPIVGDNGSGMHCHQSLAKDGVNLFAGDKYGGLSEDALYYIGGIIKHAKAINAFANASTNSYKRLVPGFEAPVMLAYSARNRSASIRIPVVPSEKGRRIEVRFPDPTANPYLAFSAMLMAGLDGIKNKIHPGDAMDKDLYDLPAEEAAEIPTVAASLDEALSALSADREFLTQGGVFTDDLIDAYIGLKSQEVEKLNMTTHPVEFEMYYSC from the coding sequence ATGTCACAATCGGTTTTAGATTTTATTAAAGAAAATGACGTTAAGTTCATTGATTTACGCTTTACTGACACTAAGGGTAAAGAACAACATGTATCTATTCCTCATCACCAAGTTGATGAAGACTTTTTTGAAGACGGTAAAATGTTCGACGGTTCTTCAATTGCAGGCTGGAAAGGCATTAACGAATCAGACATGGTGCTAATGCCAGTACCTGAGTCTGTTAAATTAGACCCATTTACAGAAGAAACAACGCTAATTGTTCGTTGTGATGTTGTAGAGCCTTCTACACTACAAGGTTACGAGCGTGACCCTCGCTCTGTTGCAAAACGCGCTGAAGATTACATGCGCTCTACTGGTATCGCAGATACTGTATTATTTGGCCCTGAGCCAGAGTTTTTCCTTTTTGATGACGTTAAATACAAATCAGACATGTCTGGTTCAATGTACAAAGTTGACGCTGTAGAAGCAGCATGGAACTCAGATAAAGATTACGAAGGCGGCAATACTGGCCACCGTCCTGGTGTTAAAGGTGGTTACTTCCCTTGTTCACCGGTTGATTCTTCACAAGATTGGCGTTCAGCTACGTGTTTAGTTCTTGAAGAGCTTGGCCAAGTAGTAGAAGCGCATCACCATGAAGTAGCAACAGCAGGTCAAAACGAAATCGCTACTCGCTTTAATACAATGGTATTAAAAGCGGATGAAATTCAAGAAATGAAATATGTTATCCACAACATGGCTCACTTGTACGGTAAAACAGCCACGTTTATGCCTAAGCCAATTGTTGGTGATAACGGTTCTGGCATGCACTGTCACCAGTCTTTAGCTAAAGACGGTGTTAACCTTTTTGCTGGCGATAAGTACGGCGGTCTTTCTGAAGACGCACTGTACTACATTGGCGGTATTATTAAGCATGCTAAAGCAATTAATGCTTTTGCAAACGCATCTACTAACTCGTACAAACGTTTAGTACCAGGCTTTGAAGCACCAGTAATGCTTGCATACTCTGCACGTAACCGTTCTGCTTCAATCCGTATTCCAGTGGTTCCATCTGAAAAAGGACGTCGTATTGAAGTACGCTTCCCAGATCCAACAGCTAACCCATACCTTGCTTTCTCAGCAATGCTTATGGCTGGCCTTGACGGTATCAAAAACAAGATCCACCCTGGCGATGCAATGGATAAAGATTTATACGACCTTCCAGCTGAAGAAGCAGCAGAGATTCCAACTGTTGCAGCGTCACTTGACGAAGCACTATCTGCACTTAGCGCAGACCGTGAATTCTTAACTCAAGGTGGTGTATTCACTGATGACTTAATTGACGCTTACATTGGTCTTAAGTCTCAAGAAGTTGAAAAGCTTAACATGACAACTCACCCAGTTGAGTTTGAAATGTACTACAGCTGTTAA
- a CDS encoding MBL fold metallo-hydrolase, producing the protein MKLTTFSLITTCMLLSACHTPNQIEVIAGEDTITPLHQDGERKGRFHNLYPGKKTYPTTCEADCYPTSPKLQCEQDSENCQYIAEQETPKLNTGYTVRWLGHAGFMIRTPNGQKMLFDPVKEQFDSPVDLAFRLASGFYRQPGDWLTQSELENLDAVMYSHIHYDHFNKADIEELGNKPRYLTPLGMADNFPTGGFNISEMAWYAKTNISDLAIHALPAHHFSSRVMVPFIYEDNDKDLWNGWLLEQNGKTLFFAGDTGYSKHFKDIQQKYGDIDICLMPIASYYSEESPNWYRYVHTTPEDALNAANDLNCKVMIPWGFGNSTWKMGDRTSHSALLRLLHMVDEMNSQTPLYILNEGESISL; encoded by the coding sequence ATGAAACTAACTACTTTTAGCCTCATCACTACCTGTATGCTGCTGAGCGCGTGCCACACACCCAATCAAATTGAAGTTATTGCAGGGGAAGATACCATAACTCCACTGCATCAAGATGGAGAACGAAAAGGACGCTTTCATAATCTCTATCCTGGTAAAAAAACGTACCCGACCACCTGCGAAGCCGACTGCTACCCAACGAGCCCTAAACTACAGTGCGAACAAGACAGCGAGAACTGCCAATATATTGCTGAGCAAGAAACGCCAAAATTAAATACTGGCTACACTGTTCGCTGGCTTGGTCATGCCGGATTTATGATCCGCACGCCTAACGGTCAAAAAATGCTATTTGACCCTGTCAAAGAGCAATTTGATTCACCTGTTGATTTAGCCTTTAGGCTAGCCTCTGGGTTTTACAGGCAGCCGGGCGATTGGCTAACGCAAAGTGAGCTCGAGAACTTAGACGCTGTGATGTATTCGCATATTCATTACGATCACTTTAATAAAGCAGATATAGAAGAGCTCGGTAATAAACCTCGCTACTTAACTCCACTAGGTATGGCCGACAACTTCCCTACTGGCGGATTTAACATTAGCGAAATGGCGTGGTACGCAAAAACAAATATTAGTGATTTAGCTATTCATGCCTTACCTGCCCATCACTTTAGTAGCCGAGTAATGGTACCCTTCATTTATGAAGATAACGATAAAGACCTCTGGAACGGCTGGCTGCTTGAGCAAAACGGTAAAACCCTATTCTTTGCAGGCGATACAGGTTACTCAAAGCATTTTAAGGACATTCAGCAAAAATATGGTGATATAGATATATGCTTAATGCCAATAGCGTCTTATTACAGTGAAGAGAGCCCTAATTGGTATCGTTACGTACACACAACACCAGAGGATGCACTAAACGCCGCAAATGATCTTAATTGTAAAGTAATGATACCTTGGGGATTCGGTAACTCAACGTGGAAAATGGGCGACCGCACTAGTCATTCAGCCTTACTGCGGTTATTGCATATGGTCGATGAAATGAACTCTCAAACGCCACTATATATTCTTAACGAAGGCGAAAGTATTTCACTGTAA
- a CDS encoding cyclic nucleotide-binding domain-containing protein, producing the protein MKLIEHIPLFKQMEIINRLHFFKDFTLGERQVLLESFGLLYLVNQHQFLFKQFDNDKRLYIVLSGALLVFKHNHLLELGTIEPGEFIGEGAFINNRERSTSARAKTDTIVLAITPEALTRLPNVIREKIKDRIIEGMSLRIAKLSEHIETHG; encoded by the coding sequence ATGAAGTTAATTGAACATATTCCTTTGTTTAAACAAATGGAAATTATAAATAGGCTGCACTTTTTTAAAGACTTCACACTTGGTGAGCGCCAAGTGCTTTTAGAATCGTTTGGCCTTTTATATTTAGTTAATCAACATCAGTTTTTATTTAAACAGTTCGATAATGACAAGCGCTTATATATTGTATTAAGCGGCGCATTATTAGTATTTAAGCACAACCACTTATTAGAGCTAGGTACTATTGAGCCTGGTGAGTTTATAGGTGAAGGTGCATTTATTAATAACCGAGAGCGTAGCACCAGCGCTCGTGCTAAAACCGACACCATAGTACTTGCCATTACCCCAGAGGCACTTACTCGCTTGCCTAATGTAATACGCGAAAAAATTAAAGACCGAATTATTGAAGGTATGAGCCTGCGCATTGCTAAGCTTAGCGAGCATATAGAAACGCACGGTTAG
- a CDS encoding RNA-binding S4 domain-containing protein, translated as MNEEYIEIELEEEPIELCKLLKVLDLVEGGGQAKNLIAEGYVGVNHEICTIKRKKLYSGDVLEFDGEFFQLSLSEDAIPAERVVVQSTPEPKTTPESTSNQPAKSKRKRTKKPKRDENTGRRPISFG; from the coding sequence ATGAACGAAGAATACATAGAGATTGAATTAGAAGAAGAGCCAATAGAGCTTTGCAAATTATTAAAAGTACTTGATTTAGTTGAAGGTGGCGGCCAAGCAAAAAACCTAATCGCTGAAGGCTACGTGGGTGTTAACCATGAAATTTGTACAATAAAACGGAAAAAATTATACAGTGGCGACGTATTAGAATTTGATGGTGAGTTTTTTCAATTATCATTAAGTGAAGATGCAATCCCTGCAGAGCGAGTAGTAGTGCAAAGTACACCAGAGCCAAAAACAACGCCTGAAAGCACTTCTAATCAACCTGCTAAAAGTAAGCGTAAGCGCACTAAAAAGCCTAAAAGAGATGAAAATACAGGGCGACGCCCAATTTCATTTGGCTAA
- the glnG gene encoding nitrogen regulation protein NR(I): MKTVWLVDDDASIRFVLEKALTRSGFTTESFANAQDVLSALKFSQPTVLVSDVRMPGMDGMALLELIAEQNPGLPVIIMTAHSDLDSAVNAFQKGAFEYLAKPFDLNEAVALVESACRANSTKKTKRKQAPPKSAHIIGEAPAMQEVFRAIGKLSASSMSVLINGESGTGKELVASALHNHSPRKENQFIALNMAAIPKELVESELFGHEKGAFTGADSVRKGRFEQANGGTLFLDEIGDMPLDVQTRLLRVLADGEFYRVGGHQSIKVDVRIIAATHQNLEDLVKQGKFRDDLFHRLNVVRLRLPALRERTEDIGRLAQHFLHKSAKDLQVDSKILSPKATDQLRLFSWPGNVRQLENTCRWLTVMAPGELVSEQDLPLEILDASPTQQEGDWLDAFQQWLNQELKQGKENIWPDIQAQLETRLIKTALANCSGHKQDAAIKIGWGRNTLTRKLKERNIN, translated from the coding sequence ATGAAAACAGTTTGGCTTGTAGATGATGATGCATCAATTCGATTTGTACTCGAAAAAGCACTTACCCGTTCAGGGTTTACCACGGAAAGCTTTGCTAATGCGCAAGATGTATTAAGCGCATTAAAGTTTAGCCAACCAACTGTTTTGGTATCTGACGTTAGAATGCCAGGCATGGATGGCATGGCATTGCTTGAACTTATTGCAGAGCAAAACCCTGGGTTGCCGGTTATTATAATGACCGCCCATTCAGACTTAGACTCAGCAGTTAATGCGTTTCAAAAAGGCGCATTTGAATACCTAGCAAAACCGTTTGATTTAAACGAAGCCGTAGCTTTGGTTGAAAGTGCATGCAGAGCAAACTCCACTAAAAAAACAAAACGTAAGCAAGCTCCACCTAAAAGCGCGCACATTATTGGTGAAGCACCTGCCATGCAAGAAGTGTTTAGAGCCATAGGTAAGCTTTCGGCCTCTAGTATGAGTGTGCTTATTAATGGTGAATCAGGTACTGGTAAAGAGCTGGTAGCCAGCGCATTGCATAATCACAGTCCGCGTAAAGAAAACCAATTTATTGCTCTTAACATGGCCGCAATTCCAAAAGAACTCGTTGAGTCTGAATTATTTGGCCACGAAAAAGGCGCGTTTACCGGTGCCGATAGCGTTCGTAAAGGCCGCTTTGAACAAGCAAACGGCGGCACACTGTTTTTAGATGAAATTGGCGATATGCCACTTGATGTACAAACTCGTTTATTGCGCGTACTGGCCGATGGGGAGTTTTATCGTGTTGGCGGTCATCAAAGCATAAAAGTAGATGTACGTATTATTGCAGCAACGCATCAAAATTTAGAAGACTTAGTAAAACAAGGTAAATTTAGGGATGATTTATTTCATCGCTTAAATGTAGTGCGCCTACGCTTACCTGCGCTTCGTGAACGTACTGAAGACATTGGGCGCCTTGCACAGCACTTTTTACATAAAAGCGCTAAAGACCTGCAAGTAGACAGCAAAATCTTAAGCCCAAAAGCCACTGATCAATTACGTTTATTTAGCTGGCCAGGTAATGTTCGCCAACTAGAAAACACATGCCGATGGCTTACTGTTATGGCACCGGGGGAGCTTGTAAGTGAGCAAGACTTACCACTTGAAATACTTGATGCTTCACCTACTCAACAAGAAGGTGATTGGCTTGATGCATTTCAACAATGGCTTAATCAAGAGCTTAAACAAGGCAAAGAAAACATATGGCCTGATATTCAAGCCCAGCTTGAAACTCGATTAATAAAAACAGCCCTCGCTAATTGCTCTGGCCATAAACAAGATGCAGCCATAAAAATAGGCTGGGGACGCAACACGTTGACCCGCAAATTAAAAGAGCGCAATATTAACTAA
- the typA gene encoding translational GTPase TypA: MSIEQLRNIAIIAHVDHGKTTLVDKLLEQSGTLETRGGNEERVMDSNDIEKERGITILAKNTAISWNDYHINIVDTPGHADFGGEVERVLSMADSVLLLVDAQEGPMPQTRFVTQKAFAQGLKPIVVINKIDKPGARPDWVMDQIFDLFDNLGATDEQLDFKVIYASAINGWATLDLDEPSENMEPMFKMIVEEVSPPDADPEGDFQMQISQLDYNSYVGVVGIGRIKRGSVAPNQQVTIIGADGSKRNGKIGAVQSYLGLERIETDKAYAGNIVTVTGIGELKISDTVCCPNNVEALPPLSVDEPTVTMTFSVNNSPFCGKEGKFVTSRNIRERLDKELVHNVALRVADTDNPDSFRVSGRGELHLGILIENMRREGYELAVSRPEVILRTVDGVLEEPYETLTIDCQEEHQGSIMEQIGLRKGELTDMAPDGKGRMRMDFMIPSRGLIGFQTEFMTLTSGSGLLYHTFDHYGPHKGGELGVRKNGVMIANATGKALTNALFNLQERGRLFIGHGVEVYEGMVIGIHSRDNDLTVNALKGKQLTNVRASGTDEAQTLTPALNYSLEQALEFIADDELVEVTPENIRIRKRHLTENERKRAGRAPKS, from the coding sequence ATGAGCATCGAACAGTTAAGAAATATAGCGATTATCGCGCACGTTGACCACGGTAAAACAACTCTGGTTGACAAACTACTTGAGCAATCAGGTACATTAGAAACACGCGGCGGTAACGAAGAGCGCGTGATGGACTCAAACGACATTGAGAAAGAACGTGGTATTACCATTTTGGCTAAAAACACAGCCATTTCTTGGAACGACTACCATATCAATATCGTAGATACTCCGGGACACGCCGATTTCGGTGGTGAAGTTGAACGCGTACTTTCGATGGCTGACTCAGTATTATTACTTGTTGATGCTCAAGAAGGTCCAATGCCACAAACGCGTTTCGTAACGCAAAAGGCATTCGCGCAAGGCTTAAAGCCAATCGTAGTTATCAATAAAATTGATAAGCCAGGTGCACGTCCTGATTGGGTTATGGATCAAATCTTTGATTTATTCGACAACCTAGGTGCAACTGACGAACAGTTAGACTTTAAAGTAATCTACGCATCAGCTATCAACGGCTGGGCAACATTAGATTTAGACGAGCCATCAGAAAACATGGAACCTATGTTCAAGATGATCGTTGAAGAAGTATCACCACCGGATGCAGATCCTGAAGGTGACTTCCAAATGCAAATTTCTCAACTAGATTACAACTCTTATGTTGGTGTAGTTGGTATTGGTCGTATCAAACGTGGTTCTGTTGCTCCTAACCAACAAGTTACAATCATCGGTGCAGATGGTTCAAAACGTAACGGTAAAATTGGTGCAGTACAAAGCTACCTAGGTCTTGAGCGTATCGAAACTGATAAAGCTTACGCTGGTAACATCGTAACTGTAACAGGTATTGGCGAACTTAAGATTTCAGACACAGTTTGTTGTCCTAACAATGTTGAAGCACTACCTCCACTAAGCGTTGATGAGCCTACAGTAACGATGACGTTCTCTGTAAATAACTCTCCGTTCTGTGGTAAAGAAGGTAAGTTTGTAACATCACGTAATATCCGTGAGCGTTTAGACAAAGAATTAGTACACAACGTAGCACTTCGCGTTGCAGATACTGACAACCCAGATAGCTTCCGCGTATCGGGTCGTGGTGAATTACACCTTGGTATCCTAATCGAGAACATGCGTCGTGAAGGTTACGAGCTAGCTGTATCTCGTCCAGAAGTTATCTTACGTACTGTTGATGGCGTGTTAGAAGAACCGTATGAAACACTAACAATTGACTGTCAAGAAGAGCACCAGGGTTCTATCATGGAACAAATTGGTCTTCGTAAGGGTGAGCTTACTGACATGGCACCAGATGGTAAAGGCCGTATGCGTATGGACTTTATGATCCCAAGCCGTGGCTTAATCGGTTTCCAAACTGAGTTCATGACGCTAACTTCAGGTTCTGGCTTACTTTACCATACGTTCGATCACTACGGTCCGCACAAAGGTGGCGAGCTAGGTGTTCGTAAGAACGGCGTAATGATTGCAAACGCTACAGGTAAGGCACTTACTAACGCATTATTTAACTTACAAGAGCGCGGCCGTTTATTCATCGGTCACGGTGTTGAGGTTTATGAAGGTATGGTTATCGGTATTCATAGCCGTGATAACGACCTTACAGTTAACGCGCTTAAAGGTAAGCAACTTACTAACGTTCGTGCATCTGGTACAGATGAAGCACAAACACTTACACCAGCACTTAACTATTCACTTGAGCAAGCGCTTGAGTTTATTGCTGATGATGAGTTAGTAGAAGTTACACCTGAGAACATTCGTATTCGTAAACGTCATTTAACTGAAAATGAGCGTAAACGTGCGGGTCGTGCTCCTAAGTCATAA
- a CDS encoding DUF4124 domain-containing protein, whose product MNYKILLLLIALGLSNYGYAGEKKIYAWKDKNGVLVFSDTPHKGATEVKLTSQSLNMPATNTDVFNEPTQPQQAAFKIAISSPEHNQTIRENTGSVYVTSRITPRFESGFTIQLFIDGKANGPASDSSTFAIRDVERGEHTLQLKLFNSKNQIIAVSQPCIFFMHRKGLNLGN is encoded by the coding sequence GTGAATTACAAGATTTTATTACTATTAATTGCTTTAGGATTAAGCAATTATGGTTATGCGGGTGAAAAAAAAATATACGCTTGGAAAGATAAAAATGGCGTATTAGTGTTCTCAGACACACCCCATAAAGGCGCTACCGAGGTAAAACTCACAAGCCAAAGTCTTAATATGCCTGCAACGAATACTGACGTTTTTAACGAGCCAACCCAACCTCAACAAGCGGCGTTTAAAATTGCCATTTCCTCGCCTGAGCATAACCAAACTATACGTGAAAATACCGGTAGTGTTTATGTTACTAGCCGAATAACTCCACGCTTTGAAAGTGGTTTTACTATTCAGCTTTTTATAGATGGTAAAGCTAATGGTCCCGCTAGTGATAGCTCAACCTTTGCAATCAGAGATGTAGAAAGAGGCGAGCACACACTTCAATTAAAACTGTTTAACAGTAAAAACCAAATTATTGCCGTTAGCCAACCTTGCATTTTTTTCATGCACCGAAAAGGGCTAAACTTAGGTAACTAA
- a CDS encoding DUF2959 domain-containing protein: MKKQTLLSASMLALTLALSGCQSAYYSAMEKVGVHKRDILIDRVEETKDSQEESQEEFKSALERLTTLIDFNGGELQETYNQLNDDYESSLKAANEVSSNINKVEDVAEALFDEWSDELEQYKSASLKRESSKKLAATQRQFSQLLSSMRSAESKMEPVLTSLHDNVLYLKHNLNAQAVSAIKGEFTNLKRDIQILMNDMNKSIADSNKFIEQMNSAG, translated from the coding sequence ATGAAAAAACAAACACTACTTAGCGCCTCTATGCTCGCACTTACGTTAGCATTATCAGGCTGCCAATCAGCTTACTATTCTGCAATGGAAAAAGTAGGTGTTCACAAACGTGATATCCTTATTGACCGTGTAGAAGAAACAAAAGACTCACAAGAAGAGTCACAAGAAGAGTTTAAATCTGCGCTTGAGCGCCTAACTACATTAATAGATTTTAACGGCGGCGAACTGCAAGAGACTTATAATCAGCTAAACGACGATTACGAGTCGAGCTTAAAAGCCGCAAACGAAGTATCTAGCAACATCAATAAAGTAGAAGACGTAGCAGAAGCACTTTTTGATGAATGGAGCGATGAGCTAGAGCAATATAAAAGTGCCTCACTTAAACGTGAAAGCAGTAAAAAGCTAGCCGCTACTCAGCGTCAATTTAGCCAGTTACTTAGCTCAATGCGCAGCGCAGAGAGCAAAATGGAGCCAGTACTAACGTCGCTTCATGATAATGTTTTATATTTAAAGCATAACTTAAACGCACAAGCGGTATCGGCTATTAAAGGTGAGTTCACTAACCTTAAGCGCGATATACAAATATTAATGAACGACATGAACAAATCGATTGCCGATTCAAACAAGTTTATAGAGCAAATGAATAGCGCAGGCTAA